The Bacteroidota bacterium genome window below encodes:
- a CDS encoding PKD domain-containing protein — translation MNLIYTRTIFVLGFLLMCASESKAQLVANFTADNVSGCAPLLVVFTDASTGNPSSWDWNFGDGSGNSTLQSPQHNFTTPGQYTVTLTIGAVQLPIQL, via the coding sequence ATGAATTTAATTTACACAAGAACAATTTTTGTCCTTGGTTTTCTATTAATGTGTGCTTCAGAAAGTAAGGCGCAATTAGTAGCAAACTTTACTGCCGACAATGTTTCAGGATGTGCCCCTTTGCTTGTTGTATTTACAGATGCATCTACAGGAAATCCATCATCTTGGGATTGGAATTTCGGAGATGGAAGCGGTAATTCTACACTTCAATCGCCACAACACAACTTTACAACTCCGGGACAATACACTGTAACTCTGACGATTGGTGCAGTGCAACTACCAATTCAATTGTAA
- a CDS encoding triose-phosphate isomerase yields MRKKIIAGNWKMNLSFAEAMALADNLLDENKEIEDVQVILASPYIFLHPLINRVQSNPNFSIAAQNCSEKVKGAFTGEIAASMLASIGIEHVILGHSERRQFYGDTHSVITAKVDRALENGICPIFCCGEMLTERNSNEHFNVVKKQLEDSLFHLSIQQISDCIIAYEPVWAIGTGVTASVQAQEMHAFIRKTISDKYSKSTSEEISILYGGSVTPANASELFDGEDIDGGLVGGASLKEEDFSMIIKAMISKL; encoded by the coding sequence ATGAGAAAAAAAATAATTGCCGGTAACTGGAAAATGAACCTTTCTTTTGCTGAAGCCATGGCTCTGGCCGATAACCTCCTTGATGAAAACAAGGAGATCGAAGATGTTCAGGTCATCCTTGCTTCGCCGTATATCTTTCTTCATCCACTCATCAACCGGGTTCAAAGCAATCCGAATTTCTCAATTGCTGCTCAGAACTGTTCCGAAAAAGTCAAAGGTGCATTTACCGGTGAAATCGCTGCCTCAATGCTTGCCTCAATTGGAATCGAACATGTAATTCTTGGTCATTCTGAAAGAAGACAATTTTATGGCGATACACATTCTGTTATCACTGCAAAAGTAGATCGTGCACTTGAAAATGGAATTTGTCCCATATTTTGTTGCGGTGAAATGTTGACAGAAAGAAATTCGAATGAACATTTTAATGTCGTAAAAAAACAACTGGAAGATTCACTTTTTCATCTATCAATTCAGCAAATAAGTGATTGCATTATTGCTTATGAACCGGTCTGGGCAATTGGTACCGGTGTAACAGCATCTGTTCAGGCACAGGAAATGCATGCTTTTATCCGGAAAACAATTTCTGATAAATATTCAAAAAGTACTTCTGAAGAAATTTCTATCCTTTATGGAGGAAGTGTAACTCCTGCAAATGCATCTGAACTATTTGATGGCGAAGATATCGATGGCGGATTGGTAGGCGGTGCTTCTTTGAAAGAAGAAGATTTCTCTATGATCATTAAAGCAATGATCTCTAAACTTTAA
- a CDS encoding 50S ribosomal protein L11 methyltransferase has protein sequence MFEEKESGLSAYIPEEKFIEIDLKAIVSQIPGSENIHFDIALIKGKNWNKEWESNFEPVLIAEKVFIRAPFHETNSQHIHEIIIEPKMSFEQDIIQQQL, from the coding sequence ATGTTTGAAGAAAAGGAATCAGGCTTGAGTGCTTATATTCCTGAAGAAAAGTTTATCGAGATCGATCTTAAAGCAATCGTTTCTCAGATCCCGGGAAGTGAAAATATACACTTCGACATTGCGTTGATAAAAGGGAAAAACTGGAACAAAGAATGGGAAAGTAATTTTGAACCGGTGTTAATTGCAGAAAAGGTATTTATCAGGGCTCCGTTTCACGAAACAAATTCTCAACATATACATGAGATCATCATAGAGCCAAAAATGTCTTTCGAACAGGACATCATTCAACAACAGCTCTGA